The segment TGCAGCCCCGCTGGCAGATGTATTTCATCGCAGGCTTCGCTGCACTTCTGGCCGTATGCGGAGGCATCCTGGTGGACTTCCTCTGCGGTACAAGTTTCTTCGACCACTACAATACAGAACGCTATATGGGCATGAGCCTTGCCCTTTGCTTCATGCTGGGAGCTACAGCATTCGCCCCCCGCAAGGAACTGGCACCGCAATGGGTAACGGCAGTCGCCATCGCAGGTCTTTTCCTGGACATGATCGTCAACTGGTGCGTTAACCCGGGAATCTTCGGAGCAGTCACCATTCTTTCTCCCGTTTGCTTCGGCCTTGGCGCCCTTGCCGGACTTAAGATTGAAACACGCCACAAGACAAGAGCTGAAGTTCTGGCAGAAAACCTGGAAACACGTCTTCGCGAAAATGCAAGCCGAAATCCCTTGGCCGAACGCAAGGCCAAGACCCGCAGCATGATCGAAGAAGGTTTCAAGGTATTCAAGGCTGGTGAAGTCAACAACGCACAACGCATGCTTAGCCAAGGTCTTTCTTCCCTTCTACAGGAACATCCCGTAGACACCCCCACGGTGGTGAACGTGGCCAAGAAACTGACTACCATGTACATCGATTTCTCCAGCAATCAGTGGTTGGAATGGGGCGAAATTGCAAAAACAAAGAACTCGCCCGAAGCAGCCATTCTTCTTCTGAAGAAAGGTCTCTCCGAAGAAAAGGACGCCAACTTTGCCCGCCGCGCATTGTACACCTTGGGTGAAGTCTGTGTCAATAACAATATCGAAAAGGAAGACGGCCTCAACAGGCTGAGAAAAGTCATCGAAATGAACGGAAACGACATTCTGGCAAAGCAGGCAAAGCGCATGCTGGAAATGCACGAATCCAACTAAATCATTCAACAAGTTCAATTCAACGCGGTCCAAAAGACTGCGTTCTTTTTCATCATAAAAAGGCCGACTCTTCTTGAGTCAGCCTTTTGAAATAAGTGAGAGAGAATAAAACTTACTTGCCCTGAACGTACTTGCGGATCACACTTCCGTTCTTTGCAAGTTCCACCACGATTACGCGGGCGGCAGGCATCGAGGCAGGCTTGCGGGCACCAGAAAACAACGCACGACCTTGCATATCGAAAATGCGGTAGAGTGCAGGTTCCGTTTCAAGGGAGCTGGCCATAGCCAAACGAATAGAAGTTGTTTCACTACTGCTTGAACTCGGATTGATTTCGCCAGAAGAACTGGAGCCGGCAACAGCCTCTTCGGAGGAGCTTGACGCAGGAGCAATTTCACCCTCGACTTCAAAGGTCACGAATTCAGACATCTGGGTAAGACCATTATTATCAGTAACCACAGCCACTGCAGAGTAAACTCCCGGAGCAAATTCCTTGGCCGTCACCTGATAAGGAGATGCGGTTGCAGAACCAACCAAAGCGTTGCCCACATAGAAATCCACTTTCTTCACATCAGCACCGTCCTTCTTGGCGTCAGCCTTCAAAGTCACGCCAGCCGTCGCATCAAACTTGGAACCAGCAGCAGGAGCAGTCATGACCACCGTGGCAGCCTTGGGACTCTGTCCAAACGCCTGGTTGTATTCCGGCATCTTGCCGTAACGGCCGCCTACACCTGTAAGTTTCGGAAGATCCGTGGGAATACTAGCCACACTGCGCTTTTCCCAGGAATAGGAGGGATTGAAGGTTTCTGCCTGAGGAACGCCCTGAATTACAGAGACTTTGTTGGATTCGTCCGTATAGCGATGTTGCTGTTTCGTATTGTCAAAAGTAACTCCGCTATAGTAGACGTAGCCATTTACACCCCATTCAGCCAGGTAGCCATTGCCATTCTTGATGTAGCTGTTT is part of the Fibrobacter sp. genome and harbors:
- a CDS encoding Ig-like domain-containing protein; this translates as LDGANEYNCWGTDPYMALVEDAHLTYANNYWHNSYGRVPKVTGEVNGSQVHIYNQLVDGNRFFIAGANGHSSTAKAYVRYENSYIKNGNGYLAEWGVNGYVYYSGVTFDNTKQQHRYTDESNKVSVIQGVPQAETFNPSYSWEKRSVASIPTDLPKLTGVGGRYGKMPEYNQAFGQSPKAATVVMTAPAAGSKFDATAGVTLKADAKKDGADVKKVDFYVGNALVGSATASPYQVTAKEFAPGVYSAVAVVTDNNGLTQMSEFVTFEVEGEIAPASSSSEEAVAGSSSSGEINPSSSSSETTSIRLAMASSLETEPALYRIFDMQGRALFSGARKPASMPAARVIVVELAKNGSVIRKYVQGK